A section of the Paenibacillus aurantius genome encodes:
- a CDS encoding glucose PTS transporter subunit IIA: MNWMGNLQQLGRSLMMPTIALPVAALLIRLGTLPWQGGRLEQFGDILYFAGQSIFTYLPFLFAVGVALGLTESAGIAGMSALFSYFLFTQITQKFIGPDLQFGVTGGIVIGILAALCFHRLKNVQLPESIQFFGGARLVPLVMGLVSVIVSLLAVAVGPYVADALVFMGEGLLSMGGFGTFLYGVVHRLLVPSGLHHILNNVYWFQLGAFKRPDGSYVFGDLPRFFAGDPTAGIFMAGLYPIMMFALPAIALAIIQEAREDLKPKIKVTFLTAALACFLTGVTEPIEFAFLFVAPYLFVIHAILSGFAMWITYTLNIHHGFSYSAGAIDYIVNLHLSVNGLWLVPIGLVYGFVYYYLFRWAIRRFRIPTPGREEGSQLEEWAGDIPYRSPLILQALGGKNNIKTMEACITRLRITLENEKLLDISALKHLGAAGVIRLGGGNIQVVFGTYSELIREEIMKVSRKDLQQVPFHSPMQGRMIPLEEVPDPIFAQRIVGNGVAFIPEKGELVSPVAGKIIHIYPTKHALGIKTEEGLEVLLHIGIDTSQLQPKWFTAYVKEGDMVTAGQLLVRFNFEKIKKHSKSLATPMLITNPDMVKSWSFAPFKAVKKGQASVFSVILKDEALQAGGIKNG, from the coding sequence TTGAACTGGATGGGCAACCTGCAGCAGCTGGGCCGCTCCCTTATGATGCCTACAATCGCACTCCCGGTGGCCGCTCTCCTCATTCGCTTAGGGACTCTCCCTTGGCAAGGCGGCCGATTGGAGCAATTCGGCGATATCCTTTATTTTGCGGGCCAATCGATTTTTACTTATCTGCCTTTTCTGTTTGCTGTCGGTGTAGCCCTGGGCCTTACCGAGAGTGCAGGCATTGCCGGTATGTCCGCTTTGTTCAGCTATTTTCTGTTTACTCAAATTACCCAGAAATTTATCGGTCCCGATCTGCAGTTTGGAGTAACCGGCGGGATCGTTATCGGTATATTGGCCGCCCTCTGCTTTCACCGTCTTAAGAATGTCCAGCTTCCCGAATCGATTCAATTCTTTGGCGGCGCCCGCCTGGTTCCCCTTGTCATGGGCCTGGTGTCGGTGATCGTCTCCCTGCTGGCAGTGGCGGTTGGCCCCTATGTGGCGGATGCTCTCGTTTTCATGGGAGAAGGACTCCTGTCCATGGGAGGCTTTGGTACGTTTCTATACGGGGTCGTTCACCGGCTTCTCGTTCCTTCTGGCCTGCATCACATCCTTAACAATGTGTACTGGTTTCAGCTCGGGGCCTTCAAGAGACCCGACGGCTCCTATGTTTTCGGCGATCTTCCCCGCTTCTTTGCGGGGGATCCGACAGCCGGAATCTTCATGGCCGGACTGTATCCGATTATGATGTTCGCCCTTCCGGCCATCGCTCTGGCCATTATCCAGGAAGCCCGTGAAGACCTCAAGCCTAAGATTAAGGTTACCTTCCTAACGGCGGCTCTGGCCTGTTTCCTGACCGGGGTAACAGAGCCGATCGAATTTGCGTTCCTGTTTGTGGCGCCTTACTTGTTCGTCATTCACGCGATTCTTTCCGGCTTCGCCATGTGGATTACCTATACGCTGAACATTCACCACGGATTCTCTTATTCGGCAGGAGCTATCGACTATATCGTCAATCTCCATCTGTCGGTCAACGGGCTTTGGCTCGTACCCATCGGCCTGGTCTACGGATTCGTTTACTATTACTTGTTCCGTTGGGCGATCCGGCGGTTTCGAATTCCGACTCCCGGAAGGGAGGAGGGCTCGCAGCTGGAGGAATGGGCAGGGGACATTCCTTACCGCTCTCCCCTTATCCTGCAGGCATTGGGCGGCAAAAATAACATCAAGACGATGGAGGCCTGCATCACCCGGCTTCGGATTACGCTGGAGAACGAGAAGCTGCTGGACATTTCCGCCTTGAAGCACCTGGGCGCCGCCGGGGTCATCCGGCTCGGCGGGGGAAACATTCAGGTCGTGTTCGGGACCTATTCGGAGCTGATCCGCGAGGAAATCATGAAGGTTTCCCGGAAAGATCTGCAGCAGGTGCCGTTCCACTCCCCGATGCAGGGAAGGATGATTCCCCTCGAGGAGGTACCCGATCCTATTTTCGCCCAACGGATCGTAGGCAACGGGGTCGCGTTCATACCGGAAAAAGGAGAACTGGTTTCTCCCGTTGCCGGGAAGATCATTCACATCTACCCGACCAAGCATGCGCTTGGGATCAAAACCGAGGAGGGGCTGGAGGTTCTCTTACATATCGGAATCGATACGTCCCAGCTTCAGCCCAAATGGTTTACCGCCTATGTCAAGGAAGGGGATATGGTGACGGCCGGCCAGCTTCTCGTGAGGTTCAATTTTGAGAAGATTAAGAAGCACAGCAAGTCGCTGGCTACTCCTATGCTTATCACCAATCCGGACATGGTCAAGTCATGGAGCTTTGCCCCGTTCAAGGCCGTCAAGAAAGGGCAGGCCTCCGTTTTTTCCGTCATATTGAAGGACGAAGCTCTGCAGGCAGGAGGGATCAAAAATGGGTAG
- the ptsP gene encoding phosphoenolpyruvate--protein phosphotransferase, with product MGRGIGASSGIAIGRAYVLPVLEWDFPDKMVDVTDLALELEKLHNSIRFSKGELEAIKQDISELIGEEESHIFNAHLAILEDPIFITEVRSIMQRQYKAAEVAVKETIDKFVNMFDLLDDDYMKERAADIKDVGNRLLKHLLGNFQDASPPLEEPYVLVAKELTPSQLANVNPSEVLGIVTFMGGMTSHAVIMARAMGIPFVVGMEGKIERPIQTGDFLIVDGDDGVVLINPEPALIEEYRNRHVNQVARREMLQEIVEVPPVTRDGRRLVLKANINSLKELEQALKNGVSSVGLFRTEFIFMDRSVMPSEEEQMELYKQAAEKLNGNSLDIRALDIGGDKMVSYLPLPAEENPSMGYRSIRILLDRKDLFHTQLRAVLRASLHGNIRLLFPMISSLDEVWKAKEALEEAKRELEKEGVPYNKEIPIGIMIEIPAAVAIADLLAREVDFFSIGTNDLVQYVLAVDRMNESVAHLYDPFHPAVLRMLQMTVEAAKRHGIPVSVCGEMAGDQRAIPLWLGLGIEEISMSVQSILPVKDRLLKSDGGESASLLSRALNCRTSEEIRQLFQFNSCETD from the coding sequence ATGGGTAGAGGGATAGGCGCCTCATCGGGAATCGCCATCGGAAGAGCCTACGTTCTTCCCGTTTTGGAATGGGACTTTCCCGACAAGATGGTCGATGTCACCGATCTGGCACTGGAGCTGGAGAAGCTTCATAACAGCATACGGTTCTCCAAAGGAGAGCTGGAAGCCATCAAGCAAGACATAAGCGAGCTCATCGGGGAGGAAGAATCCCACATTTTCAACGCCCATCTGGCCATTCTCGAGGATCCGATCTTCATCACCGAGGTTCGTTCGATCATGCAGAGGCAGTACAAGGCGGCTGAAGTAGCGGTAAAAGAAACCATCGACAAGTTCGTCAACATGTTTGACCTGCTGGACGATGATTACATGAAGGAACGAGCGGCCGACATCAAGGATGTGGGAAACCGGCTGCTGAAGCATCTGTTGGGCAACTTTCAGGACGCTTCCCCGCCGTTGGAGGAGCCTTACGTGCTGGTGGCCAAGGAATTAACTCCTTCGCAGCTGGCGAATGTGAATCCGTCCGAGGTACTCGGGATCGTCACCTTCATGGGGGGGATGACCTCTCATGCCGTTATCATGGCCCGGGCGATGGGGATCCCCTTCGTCGTCGGCATGGAAGGGAAGATCGAGCGCCCCATCCAGACCGGGGATTTCCTCATCGTGGATGGAGACGACGGAGTCGTCCTGATTAACCCGGAGCCCGCTCTTATCGAGGAGTACCGCAACCGGCACGTTAACCAGGTCGCCCGTCGGGAGATGCTTCAGGAGATTGTCGAGGTTCCGCCTGTGACCCGGGACGGCCGGCGGCTGGTGCTTAAAGCGAATATCAATTCCTTGAAGGAGTTGGAGCAGGCACTTAAGAACGGGGTGTCAAGCGTGGGGCTTTTCCGGACAGAGTTCATTTTCATGGATCGGAGCGTCATGCCTTCCGAAGAGGAGCAGATGGAGCTGTACAAGCAGGCGGCCGAAAAGCTTAACGGAAATTCACTGGACATTCGGGCCCTTGATATCGGCGGGGACAAAATGGTCAGCTACCTGCCCCTTCCCGCGGAGGAGAATCCCTCCATGGGCTACCGGTCCATCCGGATCCTGCTTGATCGGAAGGACCTGTTTCACACGCAGCTGAGAGCGGTTCTGCGGGCGAGCCTGCACGGGAATATCCGTCTGCTGTTTCCCATGATCTCCTCTCTGGACGAAGTGTGGAAGGCGAAGGAAGCGCTGGAGGAGGCCAAGAGGGAGCTGGAGAAGGAAGGAGTTCCTTACAACAAGGAAATCCCTATCGGCATCATGATCGAAATCCCGGCTGCCGTGGCCATTGCGGACCTGCTGGCCCGTGAAGTCGACTTCTTCAGCATCGGGACGAACGACCTCGTCCAGTACGTGCTGGCGGTCGATCGGATGAATGAGTCGGTGGCCCATCTGTATGACCCTTTCCATCCCGCGGTGCTTAGAATGCTGCAAATGACCGTGGAAGCGGCCAAACGCCATGGAATCCCTGTCAGTGTATGCGGAGAAATGGCGGGAGACCAGCGTGCTATCCCCCTGTGGCTTGGCCTGGGGATTGAGGAGATCAGCATGTCGGTCCAGTCCATTCTTCCCGTAAAGGACCGGCTGCTGAAATCGGATGGAGGCGAAAGTGCTTCCCTGTTGAGCCGTGCTTTAAATTGTCGGACCAGTGAAGAGATCCGCCAGCTGTTCCAATTTAACTCCTGCGAAACCGATTAA
- a CDS encoding type 1 glutamine amidotransferase domain-containing protein codes for MKLQGSRVLAFVDDEFEDLEMWYPVLRLREEGAEVVVAGPKAKTVYHGKYGVPLQADIAFEEADSEEYDGLYVPGGWAPDKLRRYAPVLQLTKNFHAASKPIGQICHAGWVLISAKIVDGYTMTSTPGIRDDLENAGAAWVDEEVVVDRNIVSGRRPPDLPAFMREFISLLAARK; via the coding sequence ATGAAGCTTCAAGGAAGCCGTGTTCTGGCTTTTGTGGATGATGAGTTTGAAGATTTGGAAATGTGGTACCCGGTTCTCCGTTTACGGGAGGAAGGAGCCGAGGTGGTGGTAGCCGGTCCCAAAGCCAAGACCGTTTATCATGGCAAATACGGGGTGCCGCTGCAAGCCGACATAGCCTTTGAAGAAGCCGATTCCGAGGAATACGACGGCTTGTATGTGCCGGGCGGCTGGGCTCCGGACAAGCTTCGCCGTTATGCTCCGGTCCTTCAGCTGACGAAGAATTTTCATGCGGCCTCGAAGCCGATCGGCCAAATTTGCCACGCCGGATGGGTCCTTATCTCGGCCAAAATTGTAGACGGGTATACGATGACCTCAACGCCCGGAATTCGGGACGACCTGGAGAATGCGGGAGCCGCCTGGGTGGACGAAGAAGTGGTGGTGGACCGGAATATCGTCTCGGGACGCCGTCCGCCGGATCTTCCCGCTTTCATGAGGGAATTCATCTCCCTGCTTGCCGCCCGTAAGTAA
- a CDS encoding VanZ family protein: protein MKRYAALLPCLIMMGLIFYFSSRTGDELDSVLPFFQHLFPGMKGFDGGHFVAYFLLALTYLWSFRTPRPPWVVKAAVVLLCLLYGVTDEFHQMFVPKRSPDFHDLRNDGIGAALAMLFVSSPPVAKAYAKLHYSSKSQSVKEGFSQRK from the coding sequence ATGAAGCGTTACGCTGCCCTGCTGCCCTGCCTGATCATGATGGGCCTAATCTTCTATTTCTCTTCCCGAACGGGGGATGAACTGGATTCGGTGCTTCCTTTCTTCCAACATCTGTTTCCCGGCATGAAAGGATTTGACGGCGGGCATTTTGTCGCTTATTTTCTTCTGGCTCTGACCTATTTGTGGTCGTTTCGGACGCCGCGGCCTCCATGGGTAGTGAAGGCGGCGGTAGTCCTCCTATGTCTCCTCTATGGGGTCACCGATGAATTTCATCAAATGTTTGTTCCCAAGCGCAGCCCGGATTTTCACGATCTGCGCAACGACGGCATAGGAGCGGCTCTAGCGATGCTGTTCGTCTCCTCTCCTCCTGTGGCGAAGGCCTATGCCAAGCTCCACTACTCCAGTAAATCCCAGAGCGTAAAAGAAGGATTTTCCCAGAGGAAGTAG
- the ccpA gene encoding catabolite control protein A: protein MTVTIYDVAREAGVSMATVSRVVNNNPNVKPQTRKKVFEAIERLGYRPNAVARGLASKKTTTVGVVIPDISNNNYAEVARGIEDIATMYHYNIILCNADKKKEKEIRVINTLLEKQVDGLLFMGGTVTEEHMEAFRTSSVPVVLCATSDENNAMPGVDIDHEKAAFDAVSVLIANGHQKIGMISGTLEDPANGFARYNGYKKALEKAGIPFREDYVRVGNYRYESGMEAMNYFLSLEDRPTAIFAATDEMAIGAIHKIQDQGLRVPEDISVMGVDNSRMASMVRPKLSTAAQPMYDIGAVSMRLLTKLMNKENVEQVKYVLSHEIINRQSVAHQA, encoded by the coding sequence GTGACCGTAACCATTTATGATGTAGCTCGCGAAGCCGGGGTGTCGATGGCCACCGTCTCCCGTGTAGTCAACAACAATCCGAACGTGAAACCGCAAACCCGCAAGAAGGTGTTCGAAGCGATCGAACGGCTTGGGTACCGCCCGAATGCGGTAGCCCGCGGCTTGGCAAGCAAGAAGACGACCACCGTTGGAGTGGTCATTCCGGATATTTCGAACAACAACTATGCCGAGGTGGCGCGGGGGATTGAAGATATCGCGACCATGTACCACTACAATATTATTCTGTGTAATGCCGACAAGAAGAAAGAGAAGGAGATCCGCGTCATCAACACCCTGCTGGAGAAGCAGGTGGACGGGCTGTTGTTCATGGGCGGAACGGTGACGGAGGAGCATATGGAAGCCTTCCGCACGTCCTCGGTGCCGGTGGTGCTTTGTGCCACATCCGATGAGAACAACGCCATGCCGGGAGTGGATATCGACCACGAGAAGGCGGCTTTTGACGCGGTCAGTGTCCTTATTGCGAACGGCCACCAGAAGATCGGCATGATCAGCGGGACGCTGGAGGATCCGGCTAACGGCTTTGCCCGTTACAACGGCTACAAGAAGGCGCTGGAGAAGGCCGGCATTCCTTTCCGCGAGGATTATGTAAGGGTCGGCAACTATCGTTATGAATCGGGAATGGAAGCGATGAACTACTTCCTTTCCCTGGAAGACCGCCCTACGGCCATCTTCGCCGCAACGGATGAAATGGCCATTGGAGCCATACATAAGATCCAGGACCAAGGATTGAGGGTGCCCGAGGATATCTCCGTGATGGGTGTGGACAACAGCCGCATGGCCTCGATGGTTCGCCCTAAGCTGTCAACCGCGGCTCAGCCCATGTATGACATCGGGGCGGTTTCGATGCGGCTTCTGACTAAGCTCATGAATAAGGAAAATGTCGAGCAGGTCAAATATGTTCTCTCTCACGAGATCATAAACCGTCAATCGGTGGCTCACCAAGCGTGA
- a CDS encoding 5'-methylthioadenosine/adenosylhomocysteine nucleosidase, with translation MTYTKVGLIGAMVEEIELFHEHMKEVTEHEKAGITYWEGTFQGKPVVLCRSGVGKVNAAVCTQILIDRFGVEAVVFTGVAGALDPSLEIGDIVISTECLQHDMDVRALGFERGVIPFAEASVFPADPGLSDKAYEVSESLFEGRTKRGRVLSGDQFIASRETVAELHRELNGACTEMEGASVAQVCHMNGVPFVILRSMSDKADGSAHINFPEFTKQASLHSYRIVEGLVGKI, from the coding sequence ATGACTTATACAAAAGTAGGTCTGATTGGAGCCATGGTTGAGGAGATTGAGTTGTTCCATGAGCATATGAAGGAAGTGACCGAGCACGAGAAAGCCGGGATCACCTATTGGGAAGGCACGTTTCAAGGCAAGCCGGTGGTGCTGTGCCGGTCGGGAGTAGGCAAGGTCAATGCCGCCGTCTGCACGCAAATTTTGATTGACCGTTTCGGGGTGGAGGCGGTTGTTTTTACCGGGGTAGCAGGGGCTTTGGATCCGTCGCTTGAGATCGGAGATATTGTGATTTCCACCGAATGCTTGCAGCATGACATGGATGTGCGGGCCTTGGGCTTTGAGAGAGGGGTTATTCCGTTCGCAGAGGCTTCGGTCTTCCCGGCCGACCCTGGACTTTCCGACAAGGCCTATGAGGTGAGCGAGTCCCTCTTCGAAGGAAGAACCAAGCGCGGACGTGTGCTTTCCGGCGACCAGTTTATCGCAAGCCGTGAGACGGTAGCCGAGCTTCATCGGGAGCTTAACGGAGCCTGCACGGAGATGGAAGGGGCATCCGTCGCCCAAGTGTGCCACATGAATGGAGTTCCTTTCGTGATTCTCCGTTCCATGTCGGACAAAGCGGACGGCTCCGCGCACATCAACTTCCCCGAATTTACCAAGCAGGCTTCCCTTCATTCCTACCGCATTGTGGAAGGGCTTGTGGGGAAGATATAA
- a CDS encoding acetoin utilization protein AcuC, giving the protein MKDASVFIYDPEESDYRFNDEHPFNQKRLDLTVDLLNRMGALPEEALRKPITAEAEKLLLVHSEEYIQAVRELSCPSPREPWLSAAERYGLRTEDTPFFPRMHEITSHVVGGSLLAAELVMKGETKHALHLGGGLHHALRNQGAGFCVYNDASIAIAHLKKEYQARVLYIDTDVHHGDGVQWSFYSDPDVCTFSIHETGKYLFPGTGGVPERGEGEGFGFSVNLPVEPYTEDDSWMECFEEVLERTAATFRPDVIVSQHGCDAHAYDPLAHVHCSMRIYKEMPALIHKLAHTWCGGRWIALGGGGYDLWRVVPRAWSLVWLTMTDHPLLKQLEENPKLPLPLEWLDRWQPESPVELPPTWLDPVDCWTPMPRRIDITAKNKVTKELAMLYLNK; this is encoded by the coding sequence GTGAAAGATGCATCCGTTTTCATATACGATCCCGAGGAAAGCGATTACCGATTTAACGACGAACATCCCTTTAATCAAAAAAGACTCGACCTGACGGTCGATCTTCTGAACCGCATGGGCGCCCTGCCGGAAGAAGCCCTGCGTAAGCCTATAACCGCAGAAGCCGAGAAGCTCCTGCTGGTCCATTCGGAAGAATACATCCAAGCCGTTCGCGAGCTTAGCTGCCCTTCTCCCCGGGAGCCGTGGCTAAGTGCGGCCGAGCGGTACGGCCTGCGGACGGAGGATACCCCCTTCTTTCCGCGCATGCACGAGATTACCTCCCATGTCGTGGGAGGCTCGCTGCTGGCTGCCGAACTGGTTATGAAAGGCGAAACCAAGCATGCCCTACACCTGGGCGGAGGCCTTCATCACGCGCTGCGGAATCAGGGCGCCGGCTTCTGTGTGTACAACGATGCCTCCATTGCCATCGCTCACCTGAAGAAGGAATACCAGGCCAGGGTGCTCTATATCGACACCGACGTCCATCACGGAGACGGGGTCCAGTGGTCCTTCTATTCGGACCCGGATGTCTGCACCTTCTCCATTCACGAGACGGGAAAATACTTGTTCCCGGGAACGGGAGGCGTTCCGGAACGCGGTGAGGGAGAAGGCTTCGGCTTCAGCGTCAACCTTCCGGTCGAGCCGTATACCGAGGATGATTCCTGGATGGAATGCTTCGAGGAGGTGCTGGAACGGACGGCGGCCACCTTCCGGCCCGATGTCATCGTTTCGCAGCATGGCTGCGACGCCCATGCGTACGATCCGCTTGCCCATGTGCACTGCAGCATGAGAATTTACAAGGAAATGCCCGCCCTCATTCATAAGCTGGCCCACACCTGGTGCGGCGGCCGATGGATTGCTCTCGGCGGCGGAGGCTATGACCTGTGGAGAGTAGTCCCCCGGGCGTGGAGCCTCGTCTGGCTTACGATGACCGATCACCCTCTGCTGAAGCAGCTGGAGGAGAACCCGAAGCTTCCCCTGCCCCTGGAGTGGCTGGACCGCTGGCAGCCGGAAAGTCCTGTCGAGCTTCCTCCCACCTGGCTGGACCCGGTGGATTGCTGGACGCCGATGCCCCGGCGGATCGATATCACAGCGAAGAATAAAGTGACCAAAGAGCTTGCGATGCTCTACCTGAACAAATAA
- a CDS encoding GNAT family N-acetyltransferase, with translation MEHVKRYQTMTLHGKNKEVVLEGPVPAEKVSRLVMHRDLDAFRRPKDQQEALVEIAGLPEGRIILARDGETIVGYVTFHYPDEMERWSQGNMVDLIELGAVEVANEYRGLGIAKELIKLAFRDEQLENVIVFTTEYYWHWDLQSSGLSIWDYRKMMEDLMKNVDMVWFATDDPEICSHPANCLMVRIGKEVPISSVEQFDKVRFQQRFMY, from the coding sequence ATGGAGCATGTTAAACGGTATCAAACGATGACCCTGCATGGTAAAAATAAAGAGGTCGTTCTCGAAGGGCCGGTGCCGGCGGAGAAGGTCTCCCGCCTCGTTATGCACCGGGACCTGGATGCCTTCCGCCGTCCAAAGGATCAGCAGGAGGCGTTGGTTGAAATCGCCGGTCTTCCGGAAGGCCGGATCATCCTTGCCCGGGACGGGGAAACCATTGTCGGCTACGTTACCTTCCATTATCCGGATGAGATGGAGCGCTGGTCACAGGGGAACATGGTGGATCTTATTGAATTGGGCGCCGTAGAGGTGGCCAACGAATACAGAGGACTTGGGATAGCCAAAGAGCTGATCAAGCTCGCCTTCCGGGACGAACAGTTGGAGAATGTCATTGTTTTTACAACCGAATATTACTGGCACTGGGATCTTCAATCCAGCGGCTTGTCCATATGGGACTACCGAAAAATGATGGAGGATCTCATGAAGAATGTGGACATGGTCTGGTTCGCCACCGACGATCCCGAAATCTGCTCGCATCCCGCCAATTGTCTTATGGTGCGAATCGGCAAGGAGGTTCCGATTTCTTCCGTAGAACAGTTCGACAAGGTGCGTTTTCAGCAGCGGTTTATGTATTAA
- the acsA gene encoding acetate--CoA ligase yields MEQTNSEIVPVTADRSNLGNYNEARQNFSWEEVEKDFSWSTTGKVNAAYEAIDRHAESGRKDKVALYYSDNTRDEQYTYEQMKRQSNKFGNVLRKMGIQKGDRVFIFMPRTPELYFSLLGAIKIGAVVGPLFEAFMETAVKDRLEDSGAAAIITTPSQLSRVPVADLPELKHVILVGDSPELAEGQYDFHKEMEQASDELDIEWVDREDGLLIHYTSGSTGKPKGVFHVHNAMVQHYYTGKIVLDLREDDVYWCTADPGWVTGTSYGIFAPWLNGATNVIRGGRFSPQDWYQTIARYNISVWYSAPTAFRMLMGAGDDVVEQFDLSSLRHVLSVGEPLNPEVVRWGLKVYNQRIHDTWWMTETGGQLICNYPSMEIKPGSMGKPIPGVEAAIVDDAGNVLPPFRMGNLAIKTPWPSMMRKIWNNPAKYEEYFRLQGWYISGDSAYQDEDGYFWFQGRIDDVINTSGERVGPFEVESKLVEHPAVAEAGVIGKPDPLRGEVIKAFISLREGFEPSDELKADIAKFVKVGLSAHAAPREIEFKDKLPKTRSGKIMRRVLKAWELNLPTGDLSTIED; encoded by the coding sequence ATGGAGCAAACGAATTCGGAAATCGTACCGGTAACCGCGGACCGGAGCAACCTGGGAAACTATAACGAGGCCAGGCAGAATTTCAGCTGGGAAGAGGTTGAAAAAGACTTTTCCTGGTCGACAACGGGGAAAGTAAATGCGGCTTACGAGGCCATTGACCGTCACGCGGAATCGGGACGGAAAGATAAAGTAGCGCTGTATTATTCGGACAATACGCGTGACGAGCAGTATACATATGAGCAAATGAAGCGCCAGTCGAACAAATTTGGAAACGTTCTCCGCAAAATGGGCATCCAAAAGGGAGACCGCGTCTTTATCTTCATGCCGAGAACGCCTGAGCTGTACTTCTCGCTTCTCGGAGCCATCAAGATCGGAGCGGTGGTGGGTCCGCTTTTTGAAGCTTTCATGGAGACGGCGGTCAAGGACCGGCTGGAGGACAGCGGAGCGGCAGCCATCATCACTACGCCCTCCCAGCTCTCCCGCGTGCCGGTTGCGGATCTTCCGGAGCTGAAGCATGTGATCCTCGTGGGGGATTCGCCTGAGCTTGCGGAAGGCCAGTACGACTTCCACAAAGAAATGGAGCAGGCTTCGGATGAGCTGGACATCGAATGGGTGGACCGCGAGGACGGTCTTCTGATTCATTATACCTCCGGGTCGACCGGCAAGCCGAAGGGCGTGTTCCATGTCCATAACGCTATGGTCCAGCATTATTACACCGGCAAGATCGTTCTGGATCTCCGGGAAGACGATGTGTACTGGTGTACGGCTGACCCTGGCTGGGTAACGGGAACATCCTATGGAATCTTCGCTCCTTGGCTGAACGGAGCCACCAACGTGATCCGCGGCGGCCGCTTCAGCCCGCAGGATTGGTACCAGACAATTGCACGTTACAACATCTCGGTTTGGTACAGCGCTCCGACGGCTTTCCGTATGCTGATGGGAGCCGGAGACGATGTGGTTGAACAGTTTGACCTTTCCTCACTCCGTCATGTCCTTAGCGTAGGCGAGCCACTTAACCCGGAAGTCGTACGCTGGGGGCTTAAGGTATACAACCAGCGTATTCACGATACGTGGTGGATGACGGAAACGGGCGGCCAGCTCATCTGCAACTACCCTTCGATGGAGATCAAGCCGGGCTCCATGGGGAAGCCGATTCCGGGCGTTGAGGCGGCCATCGTGGACGATGCGGGCAACGTGCTTCCGCCGTTCCGGATGGGCAATCTGGCCATCAAGACCCCTTGGCCGTCGATGATGCGCAAAATCTGGAACAATCCGGCCAAGTACGAGGAGTATTTCCGCTTGCAGGGCTGGTACATCTCCGGCGACTCCGCCTATCAGGATGAGGACGGGTATTTCTGGTTCCAGGGACGAATTGACGACGTGATCAACACGTCCGGTGAGCGCGTCGGCCCGTTCGAGGTCGAAAGCAAGCTGGTCGAGCATCCTGCCGTCGCCGAAGCCGGTGTCATCGGCAAGCCGGATCCTCTCCGCGGAGAGGTCATCAAGGCGTTCATCTCCCTGCGGGAAGGATTCGAGCCGTCCGATGAACTGAAAGCCGATATTGCCAAGTTCGTCAAAGTAGGCCTTTCCGCTCATGCCGCACCAAGAGAGATTGAGTTCAAGGATAAGCTTCCCAAAACGCGCAGCGGTAAGATCATGCGCCGGGTTCTGAAGGCTTGGGAGCTGAACCTTCCGACCGGAGACCTCTCGACCATCGAGGACTAA